Proteins encoded by one window of Haematobia irritans isolate KBUSLIRL chromosome 2, ASM5000362v1, whole genome shotgun sequence:
- the Art8 gene encoding arginine methyltransferase 8 isoform X1 has product MNPQENENYFAEYDNLEVHEIMLRDKPRIEAYKNAIMQNENLFKNKVVMDVGAGSGILSAFCAKAGAKLVYALEASKLALIALEVIEENNLGSIVKVIHCNVEEFQLPVSAEKVDIIVSEWMGFYLLHEGMMDSIIFARDNFLKPNGHLFPNEATIYIAPCAVPTHFDDWDDVDGVKLSRFGRSLRQQKSNKPEIISVSPKDLLHPGVAMFWMSLHDICKEELDVIVFKDVVPIQRSGKHQGFCIWFDCRFPGENYNNAVVLSTSPSKPITHWKQCVVALPDTACEDLDEKSPIAFKISMIRRRDDRRKYVLEVEIFDPNVEEHPVPCECHLTKCILLKTHLHNMNVSL; this is encoded by the exons ATGAATCCGCAGGAAAATGAAAACTATTTTGCTGAGTACGACAATCTTGAG GTACATGAAATCATGCTGCGCGACAAACCAAGGATTGAGGCATATAAGAATGCTATAATGCAAAATGAGAATCTTTTCAAAAACAAAGTGGTAATGGATGTGGGAGCTGGGAGTGGAATACTGTCAGCCTTTTGTGCGAAAGCTGGAGCAAAGCTTGTATACGCTTTGGAAGCATCGAAATTGGCTCTAATTGCTTTGGAAGTCATAGAAGAGAACAACTTGGGTTCGATTGTTAAG gttatccaTTGTAATGTGGAAGAGTTTCAGTTACCAGTATCTGCGGAAAAAGTTGACATAATTGTTTCCGAATGGATGGGATTTTATTTGCTTCACGAAGGGATGATGGATTCAATAATATTTGCcagagacaattttttgaaaccGAATGGTCATTTGTTTCCCAATGAGGCTACTATATATATCGCTCCATGTGCTGTTCCAACACATTTTGATGATTGGGATGATGTTGATGGCGTAAAACTTTCACGATTTGGCAGATCACTACGGCAGCAAAAATCTAATAAGCCAGAAATTATTTCAGTGTCACCAAAAGACTTGTTACATCCAGGAGTTGCAATGTTCTGGATGAGTTTACATGATATATGTAAGGAGGAACTTGATGTCATTGTTTTTAAAGATGTGGTCCCTATTCAACGATCGGGAAAACATCAAGGATTTTGCATTTGGTTTGACTGTAGGTTTCCTGGGGAAAATTACAATAATGCAGTGGTTTTGTCTACCTCCCCATCAAAACCTATTACGCATTGGAAACAATGCGTTGTGGCACTTCCTGACACAGCTTGTGaagatttggatgaaaaatcTCCAATAGCGTTCAAAATATCAATGATTCGTCGTAGAGATGATAGACGAAAATATGTATTGGAAGTGGAAATATTTGATCCTAATGTGGAGGAACATCCTGTGCCATGCGAATGCCATTTAACAAAGTGCATATTGCTAAAAACCCATCTTCATAATATGAATGTTTCGTTGTAG
- the Art8 gene encoding arginine methyltransferase 8 isoform X2, whose protein sequence is MLRDKPRIEAYKNAIMQNENLFKNKVVMDVGAGSGILSAFCAKAGAKLVYALEASKLALIALEVIEENNLGSIVKVIHCNVEEFQLPVSAEKVDIIVSEWMGFYLLHEGMMDSIIFARDNFLKPNGHLFPNEATIYIAPCAVPTHFDDWDDVDGVKLSRFGRSLRQQKSNKPEIISVSPKDLLHPGVAMFWMSLHDICKEELDVIVFKDVVPIQRSGKHQGFCIWFDCRFPGENYNNAVVLSTSPSKPITHWKQCVVALPDTACEDLDEKSPIAFKISMIRRRDDRRKYVLEVEIFDPNVEEHPVPCECHLTKCILLKTHLHNMNVSL, encoded by the exons ATGCTGCGCGACAAACCAAGGATTGAGGCATATAAGAATGCTATAATGCAAAATGAGAATCTTTTCAAAAACAAAGTGGTAATGGATGTGGGAGCTGGGAGTGGAATACTGTCAGCCTTTTGTGCGAAAGCTGGAGCAAAGCTTGTATACGCTTTGGAAGCATCGAAATTGGCTCTAATTGCTTTGGAAGTCATAGAAGAGAACAACTTGGGTTCGATTGTTAAG gttatccaTTGTAATGTGGAAGAGTTTCAGTTACCAGTATCTGCGGAAAAAGTTGACATAATTGTTTCCGAATGGATGGGATTTTATTTGCTTCACGAAGGGATGATGGATTCAATAATATTTGCcagagacaattttttgaaaccGAATGGTCATTTGTTTCCCAATGAGGCTACTATATATATCGCTCCATGTGCTGTTCCAACACATTTTGATGATTGGGATGATGTTGATGGCGTAAAACTTTCACGATTTGGCAGATCACTACGGCAGCAAAAATCTAATAAGCCAGAAATTATTTCAGTGTCACCAAAAGACTTGTTACATCCAGGAGTTGCAATGTTCTGGATGAGTTTACATGATATATGTAAGGAGGAACTTGATGTCATTGTTTTTAAAGATGTGGTCCCTATTCAACGATCGGGAAAACATCAAGGATTTTGCATTTGGTTTGACTGTAGGTTTCCTGGGGAAAATTACAATAATGCAGTGGTTTTGTCTACCTCCCCATCAAAACCTATTACGCATTGGAAACAATGCGTTGTGGCACTTCCTGACACAGCTTGTGaagatttggatgaaaaatcTCCAATAGCGTTCAAAATATCAATGATTCGTCGTAGAGATGATAGACGAAAATATGTATTGGAAGTGGAAATATTTGATCCTAATGTGGAGGAACATCCTGTGCCATGCGAATGCCATTTAACAAAGTGCATATTGCTAAAAACCCATCTTCATAATATGAATGTTTCGTTGTAG
- the LOC142224798 gene encoding uncharacterized protein LOC142224798: MPSGSGAEVKRTWKYFENMSFLDNVKSNRRTIGNIFDETLELNESYEEISPLDDYDKSMSNNEDYKYPQQKRKREDDFPSILTTLRKTADQIANTTTNKTSTECLFESLHLSINNANLSLEQTSELEDKIFVFVKNELADIRQQRLIFNNTYN, encoded by the exons ATGCCATCCGGCAGCGGAGCTGAAGTTAAACGTACAtggaaatatttcgaaaatatgAGTTTCCTGGATAACGTAAAAAGCAACCGCAG GacaattggaaatatatttgaTGAGACTTTggaattaaatgaaagttatgagGAAATCTCACCTCTGGACGATTATGACAAATCGATGTCTAACAATGAGGATTACAAATACCCACAACAAAAACGTAAGCGGGAAGACGATTTCCCTTCCATTTTGACTACGTTACGAAAAACAGCAGATCAAATAGCTAATACGACTACCAATAAGACATCGACTGAATGCCTTTTTGAATCCCTTCATCTGTCAATAAATAATGCAAATTTGAGTTTGGAACAGACGAGTGAATTGgaagataaaatatttgtttttgtaaaaaatgagtTGGCAGATATACGACAACAACGTCTGATATTCAATAATACATATAATTAA